One genomic region from Terriglobus aquaticus encodes:
- the murJ gene encoding murein biosynthesis integral membrane protein MurJ encodes MSLPDNTSGNPTPASIANPNDAPEIAVAGQGATVVPTSGGSAAAERGWRTRLGFGGASSAFSASLLLMGSSLLSGIFSLLRNTLVARYFGTGTDTAAYTAAFQLPDTILYLLIGGAASSALISVLSRYRERGEQAEADRALCNILNVVAAVLLIAVLLGEVFAPAYIRYAFPKFREQPDLFAKCVHLTRILLCNPLFFFAGGVLGSRLLVRRIFVYQALQPVIYSGGILLGAVLLHSRMGVDSLAVGAAAGAFAGPLLMNYVGAHRTGLRWTPEWDLRHPALREWFLLNLPLMLGQSLTTTDSWIRNYFISGDKFDLSRLNFARLLFTAPMNVLGPAAGTASLPFFASLWQKKDIAAFSAAVDKSVSRMIAVSLLVGGWMIGLAPLIVQLVLRGGRFTASDSAITTRYFVVYTLSLFLWTSQNLYARAFYAAGDTFTPMVSGTVVTLVSIPVYGALYKTVGAEGLVWAADAGMLLHTGSLAVLLHKKRMVSIAELDGAELGKSLLAAFLGCLATLVAMSVLPAAHGRALALVNVIAGTIVWAGVCFAVLRVTGAKLPDVVLRRKAASKQVSASASQRVRV; translated from the coding sequence TTGAGCCTGCCCGACAACACCTCAGGGAATCCGACACCGGCGTCGATTGCGAACCCTAACGATGCGCCGGAGATTGCGGTTGCGGGGCAGGGCGCTACGGTGGTGCCCACTAGCGGCGGCAGTGCCGCGGCGGAGCGCGGGTGGCGCACGCGGCTGGGCTTTGGCGGGGCGAGCAGCGCGTTTTCGGCGTCGCTGCTGCTTATGGGATCGAGCCTGCTGAGCGGCATATTTAGCCTGTTGCGGAACACGCTGGTGGCCAGGTACTTCGGCACGGGAACGGATACCGCGGCCTACACCGCGGCGTTTCAGTTGCCGGACACGATCCTGTATCTCCTCATCGGCGGAGCGGCCTCAAGCGCGCTGATCAGTGTGTTGAGCCGGTATCGGGAGCGGGGGGAACAAGCAGAGGCGGATCGCGCGCTGTGCAACATCCTGAACGTGGTGGCTGCGGTGCTACTGATCGCCGTGCTGCTGGGCGAAGTCTTTGCACCCGCGTACATCCGGTATGCATTTCCGAAGTTTCGCGAGCAGCCCGATCTGTTCGCCAAGTGCGTGCACCTGACGCGCATTCTGCTGTGCAACCCGCTGTTCTTCTTCGCGGGTGGTGTGCTTGGATCGCGGCTGCTGGTGCGGCGCATCTTTGTGTACCAGGCGCTGCAGCCGGTCATCTATAGCGGCGGCATCCTGCTAGGAGCGGTGCTACTGCACAGCCGCATGGGCGTGGACTCGCTGGCAGTTGGCGCGGCAGCCGGAGCATTTGCGGGACCTCTGCTGATGAACTACGTGGGCGCGCACCGCACGGGTCTGCGATGGACGCCTGAGTGGGACCTGAGGCATCCTGCGCTGCGGGAATGGTTTCTGCTGAACCTGCCACTGATGCTGGGGCAGAGCCTGACGACAACGGATAGCTGGATTCGGAACTACTTCATCTCGGGCGATAAGTTCGACCTGTCGCGGCTGAATTTTGCAAGGCTGTTGTTTACGGCGCCGATGAATGTCTTGGGGCCTGCGGCGGGTACGGCGTCGCTGCCGTTCTTTGCATCGCTGTGGCAGAAGAAGGACATTGCAGCGTTCAGCGCGGCGGTGGACAAGAGCGTGTCGCGCATGATCGCGGTGAGTCTGCTGGTCGGCGGATGGATGATCGGCCTGGCGCCGTTGATTGTGCAGTTGGTGCTGCGTGGCGGCCGCTTTACGGCGTCGGACTCGGCCATCACCACTCGCTATTTTGTGGTGTACACGCTGAGCCTGTTTCTGTGGACGAGCCAGAACCTGTATGCGCGCGCCTTTTACGCGGCGGGCGACACCTTTACGCCGATGGTAAGTGGTACCGTGGTCACGCTGGTCTCGATCCCGGTGTACGGTGCGCTGTACAAGACGGTGGGAGCGGAAGGTTTGGTGTGGGCGGCGGACGCGGGCATGCTGCTGCACACCGGGTCGCTGGCCGTATTGCTGCACAAGAAGCGGATGGTGAGCATCGCCGAGCTGGACGGCGCGGAGCTTGGAAAGTCGCTGCTCGCCGCATTTCTGGGATGCCTAGCGACGCTGGTTGCGATGAGCGTGCTGCCGGCTGCGCACGGGCGAGCGCTGGCGCTGGTAAATGTGATTGCCGGAACAATTGTGTGGGCGGGTGTGTGCTTCGCGGTGCTGCGGGTGACGGGGGCGAAGCTGCCGGATGTGGTGTTGCGCAGGAAGGCAGCAAGTAAGCAAGTTAGCGCGTCAGCAAGTCAGCGGGTTCGGGTTTGA
- a CDS encoding GNAT family N-acetyltransferase has translation MSYFLRTDRLGFRTWSEADLPLAVALWTDAEVMGHMGGPMSVAAAEARLRAEMQNQQTLGFQYWPIFGLSTGAHAGCSGLRPFHDQKGVLEVGVHLARAFWSGGYGEEAARAVIAWAWQNTDAGALVAGHGPRNEHSRALVGRLGFMYTHHEPWGPQQAMHPYYRLERPGRQVLLT, from the coding sequence TTGAGCTACTTTCTTCGTACGGATCGGCTTGGCTTTCGCACGTGGTCTGAGGCGGACCTTCCTCTGGCGGTTGCATTGTGGACGGATGCCGAGGTGATGGGGCACATGGGCGGCCCGATGTCGGTCGCGGCTGCCGAGGCTCGGTTGCGGGCGGAGATGCAGAACCAGCAGACGCTCGGCTTTCAGTACTGGCCGATCTTCGGTCTGTCGACCGGGGCGCATGCCGGGTGTTCAGGGCTGCGGCCGTTCCACGATCAGAAAGGTGTGCTGGAGGTTGGCGTTCACCTGGCTCGGGCGTTCTGGAGCGGGGGGTATGGCGAAGAGGCTGCGCGCGCAGTGATTGCGTGGGCGTGGCAGAACACGGATGCTGGGGCGCTGGTGGCCGGGCACGGGCCGCGGAACGAGCACTCCCGCGCGCTGGTGGGCCGGCTGGGCTTCATGTACACGCACCATGAGCCGTGGGGACCGCAGCAGGCCATGCATCCGTACTACCGGCTGGAGCGACCTGGACGGCAGGTGTTACTCACCTAG
- a CDS encoding S10 family peptidase: MRLAMVAVLSCAGVLGVGTALAQQAAPQKMTTVTTTEPAAAKPVLPPAMVPADSVTEGSVTVGGARIPYRAVAGTITVGASDAQDATLQWNGKLTSDAGVEEAPKPEDRQPTAQMFYTAYFRSDVKDTATRPVIFIYNGGPGSPTMYLHLGAFGPKHIVLGDLEHPVGGPYRMADNPNSLLDASDLVFIDAPGAGYSRVHGKDAMKAFYGVDEDGRAFARFIKKWLSKHDRWGSPRYIFGESYGTTRSAVLANMLGDVDLNGVILLSQILNFSISADGPEGNPGTDEAYFLSLPSFAATALFHHKIQAGGGLDALLPEVEQFALNDYAAALHQGADLSADRKQAIATKLAGYTGIPAATWVKANLRLSGGQFSGLLLTDASDNAGRLDTRYSGPKLDPLASEADDDPFMSATGPAFVNNMNQYAHNDLKFGADLTYKPSAREPGFHWNMGHHSPIGGGWEGSLNVMPDLAVAMERSPRMHVLLMGGYYDLGTTFFGATYEMKHLPMPAKLQSNIAYHWFQTGHMVYVNPDAAKELHDTTANFIRANQGH, from the coding sequence ATGCGGTTGGCGATGGTGGCGGTGTTGTCGTGTGCTGGTGTGTTGGGAGTTGGGACCGCGTTGGCGCAACAGGCTGCGCCGCAAAAGATGACAACGGTCACGACCACGGAGCCGGCGGCCGCCAAGCCGGTGCTGCCGCCAGCGATGGTGCCTGCGGATTCGGTGACCGAGGGATCGGTGACGGTCGGCGGCGCGCGCATTCCGTATCGCGCTGTGGCGGGCACCATCACCGTGGGCGCGAGCGATGCGCAGGACGCGACCCTGCAGTGGAACGGCAAGCTGACCAGCGATGCCGGTGTGGAAGAGGCCCCGAAGCCGGAAGACCGGCAGCCGACGGCGCAGATGTTCTACACGGCGTACTTTCGCAGCGATGTGAAGGACACGGCGACGCGGCCTGTCATCTTCATCTATAACGGTGGACCCGGATCGCCGACGATGTACCTGCACCTGGGCGCGTTCGGGCCGAAGCACATTGTGCTGGGTGACCTGGAGCACCCGGTGGGCGGCCCGTACCGCATGGCGGACAACCCGAACAGCCTCCTGGACGCGAGCGACCTGGTGTTCATCGATGCGCCCGGCGCGGGCTACTCGCGCGTACACGGCAAAGATGCGATGAAGGCCTTCTACGGTGTGGACGAGGATGGGCGGGCGTTTGCGCGGTTCATCAAGAAGTGGTTGAGCAAGCACGACCGCTGGGGATCGCCGCGGTACATCTTTGGCGAAAGCTATGGAACGACACGGTCGGCGGTGCTGGCGAACATGCTGGGCGACGTGGACCTGAACGGCGTGATCCTGCTGTCGCAGATTCTGAACTTCAGCATCTCGGCGGATGGGCCGGAGGGAAATCCGGGAACGGATGAGGCGTACTTCCTGAGCCTGCCTTCGTTTGCGGCGACAGCGCTGTTTCATCACAAGATTCAGGCCGGGGGCGGTCTGGATGCCCTGTTGCCTGAGGTGGAGCAGTTTGCGCTGAACGATTATGCCGCGGCGCTGCACCAGGGCGCGGACCTGAGCGCGGACAGGAAGCAGGCGATTGCGACGAAGCTGGCCGGGTACACGGGCATTCCCGCGGCGACGTGGGTGAAGGCGAACCTGCGTCTGAGCGGCGGGCAGTTCAGCGGATTGTTGTTGACCGATGCGTCAGACAACGCGGGGCGGCTGGACACGCGGTACAGCGGGCCGAAGCTGGATCCGCTGGCCTCTGAGGCGGACGACGATCCATTTATGAGTGCGACGGGACCGGCGTTTGTGAACAACATGAACCAGTACGCGCACAACGACTTGAAGTTTGGCGCGGACCTGACCTATAAGCCGAGCGCGCGCGAACCGGGCTTCCACTGGAACATGGGGCACCACTCGCCCATTGGCGGCGGTTGGGAAGGCTCGCTGAACGTGATGCCTGACCTGGCTGTCGCGATGGAGCGCAGCCCGCGTATGCACGTGCTGCTGATGGGCGGGTACTACGACCTGGGCACCACGTTCTTTGGCGCAACGTATGAGATGAAGCACCTGCCGATGCCGGCAAAGCTGCAGTCGAACATTGCGTACCACTGGTTCCAGACAGGGCACATGGTCTATGTGAATCCGGATGCGGCGAAGGAACTGCACGACACGACGGCGAACTTCATCCGAGCGAACCAGGGTCACTAA
- a CDS encoding CocE/NonD family hydrolase, with protein sequence MRTHRAAALIASLATIATFATAAHAQRPGPLTAEQRQHREDVEKQLEDAAIIDRKVMVPMRDGIRVQADVYRPKDTSKKYPIIFSRTPYNFNFWDVRNGTYRDMSQELDAVKRGYVLIEMNERGHFFSEGNYDILGAPLSDADDQFNWMGSQPWSNGKIGLIGCSSTAEWQLAAASLNNKNLTTIIPQSFGAGVGKVGPYNEQGNWYRGGAVQMLFIDWIADEQNQIRPMFPKDSTQADLIAGAKRFDLAPAPVTTDWAQAFLHLPEQDIIKAVGGPAGIFADAMPVPTGGRMIQRTPNDPAWRKGGLWQSDTMPIHVPGFWFMTWYDVSIGPNLAAYNFVRNDKSNPFRDDQYAVIAPTLHCGYKRATEHTVVGERDMGDARLDYDALTYAWFDHFLKGDDNGFLAKQPKVQYYTMGINKWQTSDVWPPAGAKPVTLRLESNGKANSLNGDGWLANTTHDSLLQFARHDATKDPNAADPKHPGHETEHHLYGSVRRADKLELAKDMPDTFTYDPMHPTPSYGGNVCCASNTIPGNGGALDQRKMELRDDILVYTSEPLQQGIEVSGPVTVTYYVSTDVKDTDVTAKLIDVLPDGTAYNLDETIQRLRYRNGDSKVELMENGKVYKVTLTPMNTSNYFAAGHRIRLEVAGANFPRFDRNLNTGGNNYDETTSVVAHTSIHHSPQYPSSIMLTVVPAH encoded by the coding sequence ATGCGCACGCATCGCGCCGCTGCCTTGATTGCGTCTCTCGCAACCATTGCCACGTTTGCCACGGCAGCCCACGCGCAGCGTCCGGGCCCGCTCACTGCAGAGCAGCGCCAGCACCGCGAAGACGTCGAGAAGCAACTGGAAGACGCCGCCATCATCGATCGCAAGGTCATGGTCCCCATGCGCGACGGTATTCGCGTCCAGGCCGACGTCTACCGTCCCAAGGACACGTCGAAGAAGTACCCGATCATCTTCAGCCGCACGCCCTACAACTTCAACTTCTGGGACGTGCGCAACGGCACCTACCGCGACATGTCGCAGGAACTCGACGCGGTGAAGCGCGGCTACGTGCTCATCGAGATGAACGAGCGCGGCCACTTCTTCTCCGAAGGCAACTACGACATCCTCGGCGCTCCGCTCTCTGACGCCGACGACCAATTCAACTGGATGGGCTCGCAGCCCTGGTCCAACGGCAAGATCGGCCTGATCGGCTGCTCTTCGACCGCGGAGTGGCAGCTCGCCGCCGCCTCCCTCAACAACAAGAACCTGACCACGATCATCCCGCAAAGCTTCGGCGCGGGCGTCGGCAAGGTGGGCCCGTACAACGAGCAGGGCAACTGGTATCGCGGTGGCGCCGTGCAGATGCTCTTCATCGACTGGATCGCCGACGAGCAGAACCAAATCCGTCCCATGTTCCCGAAAGACAGCACGCAGGCCGACCTGATCGCCGGCGCCAAGCGCTTTGACCTCGCGCCCGCCCCCGTCACCACCGACTGGGCCCAAGCCTTCCTGCACCTGCCCGAGCAGGACATCATCAAGGCCGTCGGCGGTCCCGCCGGCATCTTCGCCGACGCAATGCCCGTGCCGACCGGCGGCCGCATGATCCAGCGAACGCCCAACGACCCGGCCTGGCGCAAGGGCGGCCTTTGGCAGTCCGACACCATGCCCATCCACGTGCCGGGCTTCTGGTTCATGACCTGGTACGACGTCTCGATCGGCCCGAACCTCGCCGCCTACAACTTCGTTCGCAACGACAAGTCCAACCCCTTCCGCGACGACCAGTACGCCGTGATCGCGCCCACGCTGCACTGCGGGTACAAGCGCGCCACCGAACACACCGTCGTGGGTGAGCGCGACATGGGCGACGCCCGACTCGATTACGACGCGCTCACCTACGCTTGGTTCGACCACTTCCTCAAGGGCGACGACAACGGTTTCCTGGCCAAGCAGCCCAAGGTGCAGTACTACACCATGGGCATCAACAAGTGGCAGACCAGCGACGTATGGCCGCCCGCCGGGGCCAAGCCTGTCACGCTGCGGCTTGAGAGCAACGGCAAGGCCAACAGCCTGAACGGCGATGGCTGGCTCGCGAATACGACGCACGATTCCCTGCTGCAGTTCGCCCGCCATGACGCCACCAAGGACCCCAACGCCGCAGACCCCAAGCACCCCGGCCATGAAACCGAGCACCACCTCTACGGCTCCGTTCGTCGCGCCGACAAGCTCGAACTGGCGAAGGACATGCCCGACACCTTCACCTACGACCCCATGCACCCCACGCCCAGCTATGGCGGCAACGTCTGCTGCGCGTCCAACACGATCCCCGGCAACGGTGGCGCGCTCGATCAGCGCAAGATGGAGCTGCGCGACGACATCCTCGTCTACACCAGCGAGCCGCTGCAGCAAGGCATCGAGGTCAGCGGCCCCGTCACCGTCACCTACTACGTATCGACCGACGTGAAGGACACCGACGTCACCGCCAAGCTGATCGACGTCCTGCCCGACGGCACCGCATACAACCTTGACGAAACCATTCAGCGCCTGCGCTACCGCAACGGCGACAGCAAGGTAGAGCTGATGGAAAACGGCAAGGTCTACAAGGTCACGCTCACGCCCATGAACACCAGCAACTACTTTGCCGCGGGCCATCGCATCCGGCTTGAAGTTGCGGGCGCGAACTTCCCACGCTTCGACCGCAACCTGAACACTGGCGGCAACAACTACGACGAGACCACCTCCGTCGTGGCCCACACCAGCATCCATCACTCGCCGCAGTACCCCAGCAGCATCATGCTCACCGTTGTGCCCGCGCACTAG